A single genomic interval of Lentimicrobium saccharophilum harbors:
- a CDS encoding S9 family peptidase: protein MFRKKSATGALTALLALTACNPTSEKSLKINMQSDFPSPPVAAIKPVTFNESGGERTDNYYWLKEKENPEVIAYLEAENVYCDTVMKSTLPLQEKLFAEMKGRIKETDETVPQLDNGYYYYSRTEEGKQYRIYCRKKGDLSAAEEVVFDVNAMAEGKPAFIFAGFDISTDNRLAAYLSNETGSFADFTLRVKNLETGMDLPLNIGKVQGFAWANDSKTLFYTLGNEALRAWRVYRMVLGSDQPAELVFEEPDEQFIVDVSKTKTNDYLLITTASSTTSEVHYLPAAEPAGKFRVFVPRVKDVEYHVYHHKEKFFIRYKNKDNLNFMVYEAPVTGFENRNNWKIFRAHDKDTRIGSLEVFKDYLAMQVRRNGLNEILVYGLRDKSENTIRFPEPVYTAYLSGTPEYDAPALRYSYSSLNRPTSVYDYDFASTQSKLLKQQEIPSGFNPDDYTVERIWATAADGARVPMSVVYRKTLKKDVSNPALLYSYGSYGASSDAYFSSGFYSLIDRGYVFAIAQIRGGSDMGEQWYEDGKLLKKKNTFTDFISCAEKLIEDRYTSSAKLAIMGGSAGGLLVGAVTNMRPDLFNTVVAQVPFVDVVTTMFDTSLPLTTQEYEEWGNPNEEEYYRYMLSYSPYDNITSQNYPNMLITAGLNDSQVLYHEPAKYAARLRAMKTGNNLLLLKTNMESGHGGATGRFDALKETAFEMAFILDRVGIRE, encoded by the coding sequence ATGTTTCGTAAAAAATCAGCAACCGGCGCCCTGACAGCCCTTCTGGCCCTGACAGCCTGTAATCCGACATCAGAAAAATCATTGAAAATAAATATGCAAAGCGATTTTCCCTCGCCCCCGGTTGCGGCAATCAAACCGGTTACATTCAACGAGTCCGGCGGTGAGCGGACCGACAATTACTACTGGCTTAAAGAAAAGGAAAACCCCGAAGTGATCGCTTATCTCGAAGCTGAAAACGTATACTGCGATACGGTGATGAAATCAACATTGCCGTTGCAGGAGAAACTATTTGCCGAGATGAAAGGCCGTATCAAAGAGACCGATGAAACGGTTCCGCAGCTCGATAACGGTTACTATTACTATTCCCGCACCGAAGAGGGTAAGCAATACCGCATATACTGCAGGAAAAAGGGTGATCTGTCTGCGGCTGAAGAGGTGGTTTTTGATGTCAATGCCATGGCGGAAGGGAAACCAGCTTTTATTTTTGCAGGATTCGACATCAGCACCGATAACAGACTGGCCGCCTATCTTTCTAACGAAACCGGTTCATTTGCCGATTTCACACTTAGGGTCAAAAACCTGGAAACCGGAATGGATCTGCCACTGAACATCGGCAAGGTTCAGGGCTTTGCCTGGGCCAACGACAGCAAAACCCTGTTTTATACCCTGGGCAATGAGGCGCTCAGGGCCTGGAGGGTTTACCGGATGGTGCTGGGCAGCGATCAACCGGCCGAACTGGTATTTGAGGAACCCGACGAGCAGTTTATCGTGGATGTCAGTAAAACCAAAACCAACGACTACCTTTTGATCACCACCGCCAGCAGCACCACCTCGGAGGTGCATTATCTGCCTGCTGCGGAGCCTGCCGGAAAGTTCAGGGTTTTTGTTCCCCGGGTGAAAGATGTTGAATACCATGTATATCACCATAAGGAAAAGTTTTTTATCAGGTACAAGAACAAAGACAACCTGAATTTCATGGTATATGAAGCCCCAGTTACGGGATTTGAAAACCGGAACAACTGGAAAATATTCCGTGCCCATGATAAAGATACCCGCATCGGCAGCCTGGAAGTTTTTAAGGATTATCTGGCGATGCAGGTACGCAGGAACGGTTTGAACGAGATCCTGGTGTATGGACTCAGGGATAAAAGCGAAAATACCATACGCTTTCCCGAGCCGGTTTATACAGCCTATCTCAGCGGTACGCCTGAGTATGATGCACCTGCATTAAGATACAGCTACAGCTCATTGAACCGCCCGACCAGTGTTTATGATTATGATTTCGCCTCTACCCAAAGCAAGCTGCTGAAGCAGCAGGAGATTCCTTCGGGATTTAACCCGGATGATTATACCGTAGAGCGCATCTGGGCAACGGCGGCCGACGGGGCAAGGGTTCCGATGTCGGTTGTATATAGGAAAACCCTGAAAAAAGACGTCAGCAATCCTGCGTTGCTTTACTCTTATGGTTCTTACGGAGCCAGTTCCGATGCCTATTTCAGCTCAGGATTTTACAGCCTGATCGACAGGGGCTATGTATTTGCGATTGCCCAGATACGCGGTGGCAGCGATATGGGTGAGCAGTGGTATGAGGATGGAAAGTTGCTGAAGAAGAAGAATACTTTTACCGACTTTATCTCCTGCGCTGAGAAACTCATTGAGGATAGATACACCTCATCCGCGAAGCTGGCCATTATGGGCGGCAGCGCCGGCGGACTGCTGGTGGGCGCGGTAACCAATATGCGTCCCGATCTGTTCAACACCGTGGTGGCCCAGGTGCCTTTCGTGGATGTGGTAACCACCATGTTCGACACCAGTCTGCCACTGACTACACAGGAATATGAAGAATGGGGCAATCCCAACGAAGAGGAATACTATCGCTATATGCTATCCTATTCTCCTTATGACAACATTACGTCACAAAATTATCCCAATATGCTGATTACCGCCGGGTTGAATGATTCTCAGGTTTTGTATCACGAGCCGGCCAAGTATGCCGCCAGACTGCGGGCGATGAAAACCGGCAACAACCTGCTGCTGTTGAAAACCAATATGGAATCAGGCCATGGAGGGGCTACCGGCCGCTTTGATGCATTGAAAGAAACGGCCTTTGAAATGGCCTTTATCCTCGACAGGGTTGGTATAAGGGAATAG
- a CDS encoding HlyD family secretion protein has product MKTLNKRNAGMLGAFITFLSIIILVSIAGWLFLKPQPEMLQGEIEATETRISGKVPARIQKILVEEGAQVEAGDTLVILESPELEAKLMQASSAESAAAAQNRKAIKGARQEQITAAFEMWQKAEVGVGFAKKTFDRVQNMFNDGVVSAQKRDEAEAAYNAAVATSKAARSQYEMAVNGAEAEDKQAALALVDRARGAVSEVQAYLSETVLLSPVNGEVSDIFPQTGELVGSGAPVMSLVDLSDVKAIFSIREDKMQLVQKGKEFEAVVPALGNKKITLKVSYIKAMAGYATYKPTKSNGGFDVKTFEVHARPVDGSSGLLPGMSVLVDYGSLENNLAKGISAR; this is encoded by the coding sequence ATGAAAACGCTGAATAAACGCAATGCCGGAATGTTGGGGGCATTTATTACTTTCCTGTCAATCATTATTTTAGTGAGTATTGCGGGTTGGTTATTTCTGAAACCTCAGCCCGAAATGTTACAGGGCGAGATTGAAGCAACTGAAACCAGAATATCGGGGAAGGTTCCTGCCAGGATACAGAAGATATTGGTTGAAGAAGGCGCTCAGGTAGAAGCAGGGGATACACTTGTTATTCTTGAAAGCCCTGAACTTGAGGCAAAACTCATGCAGGCTTCATCAGCCGAAAGTGCAGCTGCAGCGCAAAACAGAAAAGCAATCAAGGGGGCGCGTCAGGAGCAGATAACCGCCGCCTTTGAGATGTGGCAAAAAGCTGAGGTAGGTGTCGGATTTGCTAAAAAAACCTTCGACCGGGTGCAGAATATGTTCAACGATGGAGTAGTTTCCGCTCAAAAGCGCGACGAAGCAGAGGCCGCTTACAATGCTGCAGTAGCTACTTCAAAAGCAGCACGTTCGCAATACGAAATGGCTGTGAATGGAGCCGAAGCAGAAGATAAACAAGCTGCGTTGGCTTTGGTTGACCGTGCCAGGGGAGCTGTGTCGGAGGTTCAGGCTTACCTTTCCGAAACGGTGTTGTTGTCACCGGTTAATGGTGAAGTTTCAGATATTTTTCCGCAAACCGGCGAATTGGTTGGATCCGGTGCTCCCGTAATGAGTCTGGTGGATCTGTCGGATGTTAAAGCCATCTTCAGCATACGCGAAGACAAAATGCAGCTTGTGCAGAAAGGAAAGGAATTTGAAGCGGTTGTTCCTGCCCTCGGGAATAAGAAAATAACATTAAAGGTCAGCTACATCAAAGCCATGGCGGGTTATGCCACATATAAACCTACCAAAAGCAACGGAGGTTTTGATGTAAAAACGTTTGAAGTTCATGCCCGCCCTGTGGATGGAAGCTCAGGCCTGCTGCCGGGAATGAGTGTGCTTGTTGATTACGGCAGCCTTGAGAATAACCTTGCCAAAGGCATTTCTGCCAGGTAG
- a CDS encoding TetR/AcrR family transcriptional regulator: MLDKEEVKSSIVTVARQIFSRFGFKKTTMDEIALASRKGKSSIYYYFESKEDIFQAVVEKEASMLKRELQEAIKPIGDPREKLKVYVLVRMNTLKKLANYYDAIRSEYLSHLDFVENIRKKYDDEEISMVEAILKEGAEKMEFNIDNTRLAAIAIVTAMKGLEIPMFWQNNADFDMEKRLDDLINILFYGLVRR; this comes from the coding sequence ATGCTCGATAAAGAAGAAGTTAAGAGCTCAATCGTAACAGTTGCAAGACAGATTTTCAGCCGTTTTGGTTTTAAAAAGACCACAATGGATGAAATTGCCCTTGCATCACGCAAAGGGAAGAGTTCTATTTATTATTATTTTGAAAGCAAGGAGGATATCTTTCAGGCTGTGGTTGAAAAGGAGGCCTCCATGCTCAAGCGGGAATTACAGGAAGCAATCAAACCCATCGGCGACCCCAGGGAGAAACTCAAGGTTTATGTGCTTGTGCGGATGAATACGCTTAAAAAGCTGGCCAACTATTACGATGCGATCCGGAGTGAGTACCTGAGTCACCTTGATTTTGTTGAAAACATCCGTAAAAAATATGACGATGAGGAAATTTCAATGGTAGAAGCCATCCTGAAGGAAGGTGCCGAAAAAATGGAATTCAATATCGACAACACCCGCCTGGCTGCCATAGCCATTGTTACTGCCATGAAAGGACTCGAAATTCCGATGTTCTGGCAAAACAACGCAGATTTCGATATGGAAAAACGGCTCGACGACCTCATCAATATTCTTTTTTACGGACTGGTTCGCCGGTGA
- a CDS encoding tetratricopeptide repeat protein — translation MGLILGKAFRKDFNAMLLCSAVISLLLISGQLSAQENHPGRKADTLELVRLEKAFDSLFNSKQSGAARTIADSMIILANRSGIYKYVAAGYFNLSLVEKSLDNTEGFTENLEKSIPWFLKGGEPAGAAMAHTILGQAMMPGNQVMALEHFSASLEIRQQLGDSAGMAGNLVNAGDAHYNTGNMPDAENYYRQAAKIAGLTKNDRVRVYALTNLGEINLKMKRFEVSRDYLKDALALQMKTGNKRRAYPILKAIGTAYLEEGKTDSARASFEEALVLISNTGAGENELLQIYTQLGMIAKAEGDTATAGQYFRQTLNISRLSGDTENEELALSNLKAIAPVKTVRDYALENLIESLNNAIASGDRNGRLKFYAALRDLHNRRGNNRSANAFNRELQALEDTIQAENRAVKLALLQARYEAMLSEKEMLLAARQKLSAENQRSKVAHRRNTVIALSASLILSLAIIAILLLLLRKRKKNINGNSG, via the coding sequence ATGGGTTTAATACTGGGGAAGGCCTTCCGTAAAGACTTTAATGCAATGCTGCTTTGTTCAGCGGTCATTTCTCTTCTGTTGATATCCGGCCAACTTTCAGCACAGGAGAACCATCCCGGCAGAAAAGCAGACACGCTTGAACTGGTCAGGCTTGAGAAAGCATTTGACTCCCTTTTCAATTCAAAGCAGTCCGGAGCAGCCCGGACGATTGCTGACTCAATGATCATCCTGGCAAACAGATCCGGGATCTATAAATATGTCGCTGCCGGCTATTTCAATCTTTCGCTGGTAGAAAAATCACTTGATAATACTGAGGGTTTTACTGAAAACCTGGAGAAGTCAATCCCTTGGTTCCTGAAAGGGGGTGAGCCCGCCGGTGCAGCCATGGCACATACCATTCTGGGACAGGCAATGATGCCCGGGAACCAGGTTATGGCGCTGGAGCATTTTTCGGCTTCGCTGGAGATCAGGCAACAACTGGGTGACAGTGCCGGTATGGCCGGCAACCTGGTAAATGCCGGGGATGCCCATTATAATACAGGCAACATGCCTGATGCGGAGAACTATTACCGGCAGGCAGCCAAAATTGCCGGTCTGACTAAAAATGACCGGGTCAGGGTTTATGCCCTTACCAACCTCGGGGAAATCAATCTGAAAATGAAGCGCTTTGAAGTTTCGCGCGATTACCTCAAAGATGCCCTGGCCTTACAGATGAAAACAGGCAATAAAAGGCGTGCCTACCCCATTCTAAAAGCCATTGGCACTGCTTACCTCGAAGAAGGGAAAACCGACTCTGCCCGCGCAAGTTTCGAAGAGGCCCTTGTGCTGATTAGTAATACCGGAGCCGGTGAAAATGAACTGCTGCAGATCTACACTCAACTCGGAATGATTGCCAAAGCGGAAGGCGATACGGCCACAGCCGGACAATATTTCAGACAAACACTGAATATCAGCCGCCTATCAGGAGATACCGAAAATGAGGAACTTGCCCTTTCCAATCTGAAAGCCATTGCCCCTGTAAAAACCGTGAGAGATTATGCTCTTGAAAACCTTATAGAAAGCCTGAATAATGCCATTGCCTCCGGTGACCGGAACGGGAGACTGAAGTTTTATGCTGCACTGCGCGACCTTCATAACCGGAGGGGAAACAACAGGTCAGCCAATGCATTTAACAGGGAACTGCAGGCTTTGGAAGACACGATACAGGCAGAAAACAGAGCCGTAAAACTTGCATTACTTCAAGCCAGGTACGAGGCCATGCTGTCGGAGAAGGAAATGCTTTTGGCAGCACGTCAAAAACTAAGTGCAGAAAATCAGCGATCTAAAGTTGCACATCGAAGAAATACTGTCATCGCATTGTCAGCTTCCCTGATATTGTCATTGGCAATAATTGCGATACTCCTCCTGTTACTGCGGAAGAGAAAGAAAAACATCAACGGAAACTCCGGGTAA
- a CDS encoding TolC family protein — translation MKKNVVQISLLALLFCLPLIMKAQISGLSPELTELIRLSVEKDRKLAATQIDREITLQQRKAVRSSYYPKLEASGKYVFAKSPLNTELGNITGFESFGKISQFMQSPAFPQMFPGLAGLTGELMQLEQLLASQGMALPTFSKEMDGDFSGNYLGVDVTASVLLFSGGKVPRISQALTEKAAAQHQLSRRSTADLIAEVIASYDQLALIGQSGLLIDESSRRLEAEKRFATSALRNGFATAYDTLRIAAAEVALDAKKADFEGKKQLLSQNLARLTGQPASRFYNMFPELQPLLPAVNASAISNRPELMALQSGLQAQKYMLGAEKSHYLPKVQAFASARYDNIFNAEASFKSPMNIGADINSMTLGPAFMAGVGFKWDIFDLSGGSSKVKLARLEVKKAANALEEARELLELNLTKSNSALETANAQVILKSKEKAVAQRALEMASKSYNEGQISITERLAAETSYQQSALEYYQAIFAQRQAAIELYKATGDLEIEKIK, via the coding sequence ATGAAAAAAAATGTTGTGCAAATAAGCCTGCTTGCCTTGCTGTTCTGCCTTCCGTTGATAATGAAGGCACAAATCAGCGGGTTATCGCCGGAACTTACCGAACTCATCAGGCTTTCCGTTGAAAAAGACCGCAAACTTGCCGCTACTCAGATTGACAGGGAAATTACCCTGCAGCAGCGTAAAGCCGTAAGGTCTTCGTATTACCCAAAACTTGAAGCCAGCGGTAAATATGTTTTTGCCAAATCGCCGCTTAATACTGAACTGGGTAACATTACAGGTTTTGAAAGCTTCGGGAAAATCAGCCAGTTTATGCAGAGCCCCGCATTTCCACAAATGTTTCCGGGTTTAGCTGGTTTAACCGGTGAATTGATGCAACTGGAGCAGTTGCTTGCCTCACAGGGCATGGCATTACCGACCTTCAGCAAAGAAATGGATGGCGATTTTTCAGGTAATTATTTGGGAGTGGATGTTACTGCCAGTGTGTTGTTATTCAGCGGAGGTAAAGTTCCCCGTATTTCACAGGCACTTACCGAAAAAGCTGCGGCACAGCACCAACTTTCGCGCAGAAGCACAGCCGATCTGATAGCCGAAGTGATAGCCTCGTACGATCAGCTGGCACTGATTGGCCAGTCGGGTTTATTGATTGATGAATCTTCGCGCAGGCTTGAAGCCGAAAAGCGCTTTGCCACCTCAGCCCTGCGAAATGGTTTTGCCACAGCATACGATACGTTGCGGATTGCTGCTGCCGAAGTTGCACTTGATGCAAAGAAAGCCGATTTTGAAGGGAAAAAGCAGCTGTTGTCACAAAACCTTGCCAGACTCACAGGCCAGCCCGCCAGTCGTTTTTACAATATGTTTCCTGAGCTTCAACCCTTGCTGCCGGCTGTAAATGCATCCGCAATCAGTAACCGTCCTGAATTGATGGCCCTCCAGTCGGGATTGCAGGCGCAAAAATATATGCTCGGCGCCGAAAAGTCGCATTACCTGCCCAAGGTTCAAGCGTTTGCATCTGCCCGCTACGATAATATTTTTAATGCGGAAGCCAGCTTCAAATCACCCATGAATATTGGTGCAGATATAAACTCAATGACCCTGGGTCCGGCATTTATGGCAGGGGTTGGTTTTAAATGGGACATTTTCGATTTATCCGGAGGTAGTTCAAAGGTTAAGCTGGCCAGGCTTGAAGTAAAAAAAGCCGCCAATGCCCTTGAAGAAGCCCGCGAACTGCTTGAACTCAACCTTACCAAAAGCAATTCGGCATTAGAAACTGCCAATGCACAGGTAATTCTGAAAAGCAAAGAGAAAGCCGTTGCACAGAGAGCGCTGGAAATGGCATCAAAATCCTACAATGAAGGCCAGATAAGCATTACCGAACGACTGGCTGCAGAAACAAGTTATCAGCAATCGGCACTTGAGTATTACCAGGCAATATTTGCCCAACGCCAGGCTGCCATTGAGTTGTACAAAGCCACAGGCGATCTTGAAATTGAAAAAATCAAATAA
- the rpoN gene encoding RNA polymerase factor sigma-54: MLTQKLQQKLLQKLSPQQILLMKLLQIPSIALEQRIKQEIEENPALEDAADPEMSTDAEEPLPDTEPDPVEELEREREDFDITDYLDDDDIPAYRLNSGNTSADDEHREVPYASGISFHEMLISQLGLRHLDERQVAIATYIIGNLDDSGYLNRNLSAMVDDLAFTQNISTSVEELNELLKVVQEFDPPGIGARDLRECLLIQLRRQDYTPAVELATHLVERYFDELTKKHYDKITRKARVTEEELRDAVNEILKLNPKPGNSMGETSRTNHYIMPDFFVYNKDGDLELQVNSRNMPELRLSRTYVDMLETYAESKSKSNSQKEAVMFIKQKIDSARWFIDAIKQRQNTLYVTMTAIMEYQRDYFLTGDETKLRPMILKDIAELVGLDISTVSRVANSKYVQTPFGTFLLKTFFSESMQTDSGEEVSTREIKKILSDCIEAEEKGKPLTDEQLTDILKEKGYNIARRTVAKYREQLNIPVARLRKEL; encoded by the coding sequence ATGTTAACCCAGAAACTTCAGCAGAAACTTCTACAGAAACTGTCGCCGCAGCAGATTCTGCTTATGAAACTGTTGCAGATTCCATCCATTGCCCTGGAACAGCGGATCAAGCAGGAGATTGAGGAGAATCCGGCCCTTGAAGATGCGGCCGACCCCGAGATGAGTACCGATGCCGAGGAGCCTTTACCCGACACGGAACCGGATCCGGTGGAAGAACTGGAACGTGAACGCGAGGATTTCGACATTACGGATTATCTTGACGATGATGATATCCCTGCCTACCGACTGAATTCGGGCAATACCAGCGCCGACGATGAACACCGGGAAGTTCCCTATGCTTCAGGAATCAGCTTTCACGAGATGCTTATCTCCCAGCTAGGCCTGCGCCATCTCGATGAAAGACAGGTGGCCATCGCTACTTATATCATCGGAAACCTGGATGATTCCGGTTACCTCAACCGGAACCTGAGCGCCATGGTTGACGACCTGGCCTTTACGCAGAATATTTCCACCAGTGTGGAGGAACTGAATGAGCTGCTGAAAGTGGTTCAGGAGTTTGACCCGCCCGGAATCGGAGCCCGCGACCTGCGTGAATGCCTGCTGATTCAGCTTCGCCGGCAGGATTACACCCCCGCGGTTGAACTGGCCACACACCTTGTTGAAAGGTATTTTGACGAGCTGACCAAGAAGCACTACGATAAAATTACCCGTAAAGCAAGGGTTACCGAAGAAGAGTTGCGCGATGCGGTGAATGAAATCCTGAAACTGAACCCCAAACCGGGGAATTCAATGGGGGAGACCTCCAGGACAAATCATTACATCATGCCCGATTTCTTTGTGTATAACAAAGATGGTGATCTTGAACTTCAGGTCAACTCCAGGAATATGCCCGAACTGAGGCTCAGCCGTACCTATGTGGATATGCTTGAAACCTACGCCGAAAGCAAGTCGAAAAGCAACAGCCAGAAAGAGGCGGTGATGTTTATAAAGCAGAAAATAGATTCTGCCAGGTGGTTTATCGATGCCATCAAACAGCGGCAGAATACCCTTTATGTGACCATGACGGCCATCATGGAATATCAGCGGGATTATTTCCTTACCGGTGATGAAACCAAGCTGCGGCCGATGATCCTCAAGGATATTGCCGAGTTGGTGGGACTTGATATTTCCACCGTTTCGAGGGTCGCCAATTCTAAATATGTTCAGACTCCATTCGGGACTTTTTTGCTGAAAACCTTCTTTTCCGAATCCATGCAAACCGATTCGGGCGAGGAAGTATCTACCCGTGAGATCAAGAAAATTCTTTCCGATTGCATTGAGGCGGAGGAGAAGGGCAAACCGCTGACCGATGAACAGCTTACCGACATTCTGAAAGAAAAAGGCTATAACATTGCCCGCCGCACCGTTGCCAAGTACCGCGAGCAACTCAACATACCAGTGGCACGGCTCAGAAAGGAGCTGTAA
- a CDS encoding DUF169 domain-containing protein, with protein MDLALRDRFTELWKNYFGETALPIVFFYTDAETSARMVPKTEKRSCFIGALSQVRRGKSLAFSAESIGCAGGKRYLGFGNKLRPGFEYFLSCGNQEIEGERYLRTPAQVEKFLKDAPWKPAPASQIVFRRWDMLEVKDEPEVVIFFATPDVLSGLFTLAGFDRDDIQGTIAPFGSGCASVIQYPLAEALHEKPRAVLGMFDVSARPYVKPNELTFALPMTRFTEIIHYMDETFLTTHAWEKVRDRISRSTGQESAG; from the coding sequence ATGGATCTGGCCCTCAGAGACCGTTTTACAGAATTGTGGAAGAATTATTTCGGAGAAACAGCCCTTCCCATCGTTTTTTTTTATACTGACGCTGAGACCTCGGCCAGGATGGTACCCAAAACTGAAAAACGGAGTTGTTTTATCGGCGCCCTATCGCAGGTACGCCGCGGCAAATCGCTGGCATTTAGCGCTGAATCCATTGGATGTGCCGGAGGAAAACGCTATCTGGGCTTTGGCAATAAACTCCGCCCCGGTTTTGAGTACTTTCTTTCGTGCGGCAATCAGGAGATTGAAGGAGAACGTTACCTGCGCACACCCGCCCAGGTTGAAAAGTTTTTGAAGGATGCTCCCTGGAAACCGGCGCCGGCTTCGCAAATTGTTTTCCGTCGCTGGGATATGCTCGAAGTTAAGGATGAGCCGGAAGTGGTAATCTTTTTTGCAACGCCGGACGTGCTCTCAGGCCTCTTTACACTGGCCGGATTCGACAGGGATGACATACAGGGGACCATTGCCCCGTTTGGCTCCGGATGTGCTTCCGTAATTCAATATCCGCTGGCTGAAGCCCTTCATGAAAAGCCAAGGGCCGTGCTCGGTATGTTTGATGTTTCAGCCAGGCCTTATGTGAAACCCAACGAACTGACCTTTGCCCTTCCCATGACTCGTTTTACCGAAATCATTCATTATATGGATGAAACCTTCCTCACCACCCACGCCTGGGAGAAGGTCAGAGACAGGATAAGCCGGAGTACAGGTCAGGAATCAGCGGGCTAA
- the asnS gene encoding asparagine--tRNA ligase, whose amino-acid sequence MKRTRIADILHNWQSIGIGNTVNLKGWVRTKRGNKNVAFIALNDGSIIHSIQIVVELAGFDEGSMKLITTGSCISVNGTLVESPGQGQAVEIQAKEIEVYGTADPETYPLQKKGHTLEFLREIAHLRPRTNTFGAVLRMRHAMAYAIHKYFNDNGFYYLHTPIITGSDAEGAGAMFRVTTLDAKNPPLTGTGEVDYSLDFFGKATNLTVSGQLEGELGALALSNIYTFGPTFRAENSNTPRHLAEFWMIEPEMAFYDINDNMDLAEDFLKYLVRYALEHCMDDLEFLNKMYDNELIDRLKFVVENDFQRLTYTEAIDILKASGQKFEFPVDWGTDLQSEHERYLVEKHFQRPVILTDYPSHIKAFYMKQNDDGKTVRAMDVLFPRIGEIIGGSQREEVLEKLIQRCREMHIPEKDIWWYLDTRRFGTAPHAGFGLGFERMMLFVTGMANIRDVIPFPRTPQNAEF is encoded by the coding sequence ATTAAAAGAACGAGGATTGCCGATATATTACACAACTGGCAATCAATAGGTATCGGAAATACTGTTAACCTCAAAGGCTGGGTACGTACCAAGCGCGGAAATAAGAATGTGGCTTTTATCGCGCTGAACGATGGTTCCATAATTCACAGTATTCAGATAGTTGTAGAATTGGCCGGATTTGATGAGGGTTCCATGAAGCTGATTACCACGGGATCATGTATTTCTGTGAACGGCACACTGGTAGAATCGCCCGGTCAGGGTCAGGCTGTCGAAATACAGGCTAAAGAAATAGAGGTTTATGGAACCGCTGATCCGGAAACCTATCCGCTACAGAAGAAGGGGCACACGCTGGAATTTCTGCGCGAAATCGCCCACCTGCGCCCCCGTACCAACACCTTCGGGGCCGTGCTGCGTATGCGGCATGCCATGGCTTATGCCATCCACAAATATTTCAACGACAATGGATTTTATTACCTGCATACCCCCATCATCACCGGATCGGATGCCGAGGGGGCAGGCGCCATGTTCAGGGTAACCACGCTCGACGCGAAGAACCCGCCGCTCACCGGAACCGGTGAAGTGGACTACAGCCTGGACTTTTTCGGGAAAGCCACAAACCTTACCGTTTCAGGTCAACTCGAAGGAGAACTGGGTGCACTGGCCTTGTCGAACATCTATACATTCGGACCGACTTTCAGGGCTGAAAATTCAAACACGCCCCGTCATCTGGCCGAATTCTGGATGATAGAGCCCGAGATGGCATTCTATGACATCAATGACAACATGGATCTGGCCGAGGATTTTTTGAAGTACCTGGTTCGTTATGCCCTGGAGCACTGTATGGATGACCTTGAATTCCTCAACAAGATGTATGATAATGAGCTGATCGACCGGCTTAAGTTTGTTGTGGAAAACGATTTTCAGCGCCTCACCTATACCGAAGCCATTGACATCCTGAAAGCCTCGGGTCAGAAGTTTGAGTTCCCGGTTGACTGGGGCACCGACCTGCAGAGCGAACATGAGCGTTACCTGGTAGAGAAACATTTTCAGCGTCCGGTTATCCTGACGGACTATCCCAGCCACATCAAGGCATTCTACATGAAGCAGAACGACGACGGTAAAACGGTCAGGGCCATGGATGTGCTGTTTCCGCGCATCGGCGAGATCATTGGCGGTTCACAACGCGAAGAAGTACTCGAAAAACTGATTCAGCGCTGTCGCGAAATGCATATCCCTGAGAAAGATATCTGGTGGTACCTCGATACCCGCCGCTTTGGCACCGCTCCGCATGCCGGGTTCGGGCTGGGTTTTGAGCGCATGATGCTCTTTGTAACCGGGATGGCCAACATCCGCGATGTGATCCCGTTCCCGCGCACACCGCAAAATGCCGAGTTCTGA